The Budorcas taxicolor isolate Tak-1 chromosome 18, Takin1.1, whole genome shotgun sequence genome window below encodes:
- the MLYCD gene encoding malonyl-CoA decarboxylase, mitochondrial — translation MRVLGPSLSAGRLLRLRLPPWQPQPPGPRLSSGRPAAAGALERAMDELLHRAVPAMPAYELREKTPARAENQCADFVSFYGGLAETAERAELLSRLARGFGVDHSQVAEQSAGVLQLRQQPREAAVLLQAEDRLRYALVPRYRSLFQHISKMEGGVRFLVRLRADLLEAQALKLVEGPHVREMNGVLKNMLSEWFSSGFLNLERVTWHSPCEVLQRISEAEAVHPVKTWMDMKRRVGPYRRCYFFSHCSTPGEPLIVLHVALTNEISSSIQTIIVKECPPSETEERNKITTAIFYSLSLTQQGLQGVELGAFLIKRVVKELQKEFPPLDAFSSLSPIPGFTKWLLGLLKSKAKEHGRSGLLTDSESQEIAELTGGPALETLQTLLSSSEWAQSEQLVRALQAPLMRLCAWYLYGEKHRGYALNPVAHFHLQNGAVLWRINWLADVSLKGVTGACSLMVNYRYFLEDTAANSTAYLGSKSIKASEQVLSLVAQFQKNSKL, via the exons ATGCGAGTTCTCGGGCCAAGCCTGTCTGCCGGGCGCCTCCTCCGGCTGCGGCTACCCCCGTGGCAGCCGCAGCCGCCAGGACCCCGGCTGTCGAGCGGGCGGCCGGCGGCAGCCGGCGCCCTGGAGCGGGCCATGGACGAGCTGCTGCACCGCGCCGTGCCCGCGATGCCGGCCTATGAGCTGCGCGAGAAGACGCCGGCGCGGGCAGAGAACCAGTGCGCGGACTTCGTGAGCTTCTACGGCGGCCTGGCCGAGACGGCCGAGCGCGCTGAGCTGCTGAGCCGCCTGGCCCGCGGCTTCGGCGTGGACCACAGCCAGGTGGCCGAGCAGAGCGCCGGCGTGCTCCAGCTACGCCAGCAGCCGCGGGAGGCAGCCGTGCTGCTGCAGGCCGAGGACCGGCTGCGCTACGCGCTAGTGCCGCGCTACCGCAGCCTCTTCCAGCACATCAGCAAGATGGAGGGCGGCGTGCGCTTCCTGGTGCGGCTGCGGGCCGACCTGCTTGAGGCGCAAGCCCTCAAGCTAGTGGAGGGGCCGCACGTCCGG GAAATGAATGGGGTGCTGAAAAACATGCTCTCGGAGTGGTTTTCCTCGGGGTTCCTGAACCTGGAGCGGGTCACCTGGCATTCACCGTGCGAAGTGCTCCAGAGAATCAGCGA GGCTGAGGCCGTGCACCCCGTGAAAACCTGGATGGACATGAAGCGGCGCGTGGGGCCCTACCGGAGGTGCTACTTCTTCTCTCACTGCTCaacaccaggggagcccctgatCGTCCTGCATGTGGCCCTGACCAATGAGATCTCCAGCAGCATCCAG ACAATCATAGTGAAGGAGTGCCCCCCGTCAGAGACGGAGGAGCGGAACAAGATCACCACAGCCATCTTCTACTCGCTGAGCCTGACCCAGCAGGGGCTGCAGGGCGTGGAGCTGGGTGCCTTCCTCATCAAGCGGGTGGTGAAGGAGCTGCAG AAGGAATTCCCCCCACTGGACGCCTTTTCCAGCCTGTCTCCCATCCCCGGCTTCACCAAGTGGCTCCTGGGGCTGCTCAAGTCCAAAGCCAAGGAGCACGGGCGGAGCGGACTGTTGACGGACTCTGAGAGTCAGGAGATCGCCGAGCTCACGGGCGGCCCCGCGCTCGAGACACTGCAGACGCTGCTGAGCAGCAGTGAGTGGGCGCAGTCGGAGCAGCTGGTGCGGGCGCTGCAGGCCCCGCTGATGCGGCTGTGCGCCTGGTACCTGTACGGGGAGAAGCACCGGGGCTATGCGCTCAACCCCGTGGCCCACTTCCACCTGCAGAACGGGGCCGTGCTCTGGCGAATCAACTGGCTGGCCGACGTCAGCCTTAAGGGCGTCACGGGCGCCTGCAGCCTGATGGTCAACTACCGCTACTTCCTAGAAGACACGGCCGCCAACAGCACCGCCTACCTCGGCTCCAAGAGCATCAAGGCCTCCGAGCAGGTCCTCAGCCTGGTGGCGCAGTTCCAGAAGAACAGCAAACTGTAG